A region of the Salvia splendens isolate huo1 chromosome 11, SspV2, whole genome shotgun sequence genome:
AATATTTTCTCTTACAGCAAGTGTCAGAGTCCCTCCACAAGGCCAATCAATTGATCTGATATCTGTTATGGAACCAAAGGATACGTAAATATTCTAACAAAAGGTATTCTGAGAAAAACCAGAGCTATATGAACTTTGTAATACCATGGTGGAGGCATACAGGGTGCGAGTAACACTGGCAGTTTAGATATGCTACATAACAATCACGTTTGCACTGGCTGCAGAGAATTGTTCCATGGGAAAAGGAGGAAACGGTTGTGCATGCTCTTGATTTCATCAGGCACCATCTGGCATAATGCTGAAATCGGATCAAATTAACAAAAGAAACCATTATGCTTCTCTGTGATATCAAATCTCCATGTGTACACTCTGGTTTATCAAGTTCGGATCTTGCATAATGTAGTAGCATTGCTTCTTTGCACAGAAGTTCCTCATGGGGAAGAAGAGGCATCCTTCCGAGCAGAGCGTAGCGCTGACTTGCTATTGATCCCAAGTGAAACCAATCACCCATTGCAAAATTAACAGCTTCACCACAATTAAAACCTGAAAGATAAAAGaaattatttcatatttataagAAAGACCGAACTTTAGAACTGCACAATCTCAACCTGCAGCAGCATATTTATCACGTACCGTGACTAAATCCTGAGTGATAAGCTCTAGGGAAAGTTATTACGAATTCCCCAGGGTTCTGTACGGCTCTATAAACAGGGACATCATGTTCTAACAATATATTTGGTGGGAAAAGAGTTGTCTTCCCTAAAAGAACATCAAAGGCCCCATCCTCCCCATCACCAGGTAAGATATCATGGGCATAGACATGGTCCTTCACCACATTTTCAAAAGCAGTAGCTGCATGACCGGGAATTCCGTACCAAGTTTTTGCAGCTCCACAATGGTGATAATTGATGCTGTACACACATAAAACTACAATCAGCAAAAGTTAAGAATCATATCAAACACCATACCGCTTAAGTAGAATAACACATACCTATACAGGTAATGATCTTCCACATGCCAAGCAAAAATGCTAAACAGCATCCCTATGTAAAGCATAGGTTCAGTGACACCCTAATATGAACCAAATATCAGTCAGGAATGTGACAACAAAGTTAAAAactattttcaagaaatattaAGCACATACAGGGATTTCTGTTTCAAGAAGACGCAAGGTAGATATCGGCAGCCGAGGAATTTTCTGCAAACAAGTACAATACATTAGATATTACTAGTCACATTCCCACAAAAGATCAAGACATCTATGCATACAAAAATGACATAGTGAAAGAGGTCATGAGACCTATAGAGAGGCAAGACATAAAATTACAATGTCTAGATGAGTGACAGAGAGAGCAGAAATCATTGCTAATTGCACTCCAAGAAAGTGTATCAACaaggattttcttataaaatattGTTCTACAACCAAAAACATTCAGAATCTATTTTGTACTAATAAACATCTAGTTCATCTGTTATACAAATTCCATTCATGCAGAAAATAAAGACTAAAACATTTATTTTGAGAAGAGCACCTTAAAATTCCATCTGCTGTTTCCAAGCGGATCACTCGGAGATGATGAAAATGCACTTCCATCAACGTCACATGCATATTCAACACTTTCAGTCTTTCCACAAGCTATCTCATTCCAAAATTCTTTTTCCATGAATTTGGCTGAAAGGCCTCCAGTACTACCATATCTACGAGCAAAAATCTTGTTTGCCATTCTCTCATAATCACGAAATGTATAGTTTCTGAAAAACAACATTCAAGTTTAAAGCCTGAAATGACAgtaatatactaatattaaagTACATCAATGCAGATATAAGAGGAAAAACTCACATCCCACTCATGAAAAAGGTGACCCTGTCATCAGTATCCCATTCAGCAAAACGAAGTGGTTGTACCCTAGTTGTAAAACTGAAACCAACCTTCTCTTTTGTAAGAACTACACCAGCAGGAACAGAAGCACTTACAGGGGATATGATCTTGCAAATACCTGGAGATTGAAGCATATCATTAGGCATATTATGGAATATAAAAGTCTGGGATCTTAAGAAAAGGAAGCCATTGTAAAAGAAAGTAGTTAAAGTCTGCCATTTATTAGCCAACTAGTACAACACAAGTTACTGAACAAGAACTCTATCAGCAAAAAAAAAGACACAGCATCACTGAATTTTTAAT
Encoded here:
- the LOC121755780 gene encoding lysine-specific demethylase JMJ706-like isoform X2, whose product is MVEGRVCSSREAKLEFLKHEMLKRRKIEAENESYIVSKTLNRSGGDALRTSSPCGDSLHNQADLYSRFGNSSTKNNVFSKRKVAKFDTLDLEWTEKVTECPVYRPTKEEFQNPLVYIQKIAPDASKYGICKIISPVSASVPAGVVLTKEKVGFSFTTRVQPLRFAEWDTDDRVTFFMSGINYTFRDYERMANKIFARRYGSTGGLSAKFMEKEFWNEIACGKTESVEYACDVDGSAFSSSPSDPLGNSRWNFKKIPRLPISTLRLLETEIPGVTEPMLYIGMLFSIFAWHVEDHYLYSINYHHCGAAKTWYGIPGHAATAFENVVKDHVYAHDILPGDGEDGAFDVLLGKTTLFPPNILLEHDVPVYRAVQNPGEFVITFPRAYHSGFSHGFNCGEAVNFAMGDWFHLGSIASQRYALLGRMPLLPHEELLCKEAMLLHYARSELDKPECTHGDLISQRSIMVSFVNLIRFQHYARWCLMKSRACTTVSSFSHGTILCSQCKRDCYVAYLNCQCYSHPVCLHHDIRSIDWPCGGTLTLAVRENILEMEVAARQYEEEKDILQEFEEKYGNSNDFGLLFRMFSGSENDSYIPYGKISLVSDEETSGYPSVLTSCSENTRTEITDASISCMSSSKSTKSLNMIAKVKIHYPSEGWAGPWELQLGD
- the LOC121755780 gene encoding lysine-specific demethylase JMJ706-like isoform X1; this encodes MVEGRVCSSREAKLEFLKHEMLKRRKIEAENESYIVSKTLNRSGGDALRTSSPCGDSLHNQADLYSRFGNSSTKNNVFSKRKVAKFDTLDLEWTEKVTECPVYRPTKEEFQNPLVYIQKIAPDASKYGICKIISPVSASVPAGVVLTKEKVGFSFTTRVQPLRFAEWDTDDRVTFFMSGINYTFRDYERMANKIFARRYGSTGGLSAKFMEKEFWNEIACGKTESVEYACDVDGSAFSSSPSDPLGNSRWNFKKIPRLPISTLRLLETEIPGVTEPMLYIGMLFSIFAWHVEDHYLYSINYHHCGAAKTWYGIPGHAATAFENVVKDHVYAHDILPGDGEDGAFDVLLGKTTLFPPNILLEHDVPVYRAVQNPGEFVITFPRAYHSGFSHGFNCGEAVNFAMGDWFHLGSIASQRYALLGRMPLLPHEELLCKEAMLLHYARSELDKPECTHGDLISQRSIMVSFVNLIRFQHYARWCLMKSRACTTVSSFSHGTILCSQCKRDCYVAYLNCQCYSHPVCLHHDIRSIDWPCGGTLTLAVRENILEMEVAARQYEEEKDILQEFEEKYGNSNDFGLLFRMFSGSENDSYIPYGKISLVSDEETSGYPSVLTSCSENTRTEITDASISCMSSSKSTKSLNMIAKAGQDHGNSNLETDIYAMPFDYSQPLNRKPRSERKVIQAESTRNATYEDESDFEIFRVKRRSKSKMERKTARDFTSVNTVQQGFKRLKRQQLEVRCGSLTSSNYPIPDDQSRHSVMSSTESKEATVNSKLSVRCTFPSIKFKKKPNEDLSGELHGDQRHRHESRENQKQE